GCCGGCTTTCACGAAAAAGCCGTCAGACGCGACTCCCTGCGTCCGTTACTTGCTCGCCGACCTGGATCGCGCAATGGAGTGAAAAGTCGATAAGCGCCTCTTCTTTCGCTCCAAAACCGCGTTGCGCCGAAAGAATTCGGCGAAACGGCCCCGCCCGTTCCGACGCCGATACGACCTGACGGCCCGACAAGTGGCCCGATGTGAGCAACCCGGCTCTAACGAATCTGCGCAGTTCTTATGAACATGCTCTGGGATTCAGCAGCGATCGCGACTGCTATTCCTGGCCTTGAGACTGCCATACAACCGACCGGGATGCTAGCAGAATTCCGCCGGCCAGTCAAAAACTTTTCGCGGACGATTCTGAGATTCTCACTCGTTCGCGGCCGTTGCGGAGGCGGGTTGCGACGGGTCTCCGGTCGGCTCGGCGCCGCCACCCGACGACCGCTGCATCGTCCAAACGTGCCAGAACAACACCAGTGCGCCGCACACCAGCAGACTGTCGGCAAGATTGAACACCGGCCAGTTGATTACGCCGTCAATGCGAAAATAAAGCCAATCGCGAACCGCGTAGACTCGTTCCGCGGTGCCCGGCCAGCGCAGCCCGTGCATCCCGAGGCGATCGTATAGGTTGCCGAAGATTCCGGCCGCAATCAGCGCCAGCGTGAGCGTCAGAACCCGGTCGCGCGCGGCCCCGGCGTAGAACAGCCAATAGATGATGAAGATTGCCGCGGCAACCGAGAGGGCCGCAAAGACGGTGGTCAATCCTTGCCCAAGCCCGAACAGGGCGCCCTCATTGAGGCTCGTTGTCAGACTGAAAACTGGCCTCCAGAGCCAAATCTGGTTGCGCCCCGGCATACCGAGCCGATCGAAGATCCAACTTTTGCTCGCCAGATCAATCGCACATCCGCCAACGGCCACTCCGAAAAACAGCAGATAACGATTGGCTGGAACTATCCTGGCGCCAGGATCCACATTCATTCCGTGAACTCTCACTTAGAATTCCTAACAAATCCGGCGGGGACTGTCCCCCTTTTGCGAAATCCGCGAAGCAAAACGGGGACTGTCCCCTTTTTCCCAGCCGGATTTGTTAGGCGCTCTTAGGCTCGCTGCTCGTCTCAGATTCCGTTCTCGTGATGCTCGGCGCATTTGACGCAGAAAGGCGCGTAGGGAATCGCATTCAATCGGGCTTTGGGGATTTTCGCGCCGCATTCCTCGCACAAACCAAAAGTGCCTGCACCGAGCCGTTCTAGCGCCGCTTCAATCGCATCGAGAGTGCCTTCCTCGTTTTCCATCAGGCTGAGCGTGAATTCCTGCTCGAAGTTGTCGCTGCCGATGTCGGCCATGTGAATCGGCATGCTCGAGAGATCGCCGTTGTTCTCGCTCCGGGTCTTCTTGAGGGCCGAATTAGCCATTTGATCGACGTCGCCGCGCAACCGCGCTCGCAACTCCACCAATCGGTCCCGATACTCGTTGAACTCAGCCTTTTTCATCGTCTCGTCTCCAGCCGTCGTTCGTGGGTCGAAATCCTGGTTGCGGCCCCTTGGATCGTTACAGACCATCGATTGTACGAACCGCCCGAGTCGATGTCAAATTCGCGATCACTTGGCCCGCGCGACCCAAAGCTGGCATGTGCATCGTGTTAGGGCTATGCTTCCAATAGGCGCCGTCAACGGAGTTCCGCTGGATTCGCGGGCAGGAGTGGTCCGCAACACGACAAGGAGGTGCTTGATTCCCCCACGATTCTTACTGAGAGGTTGCATCCCATGAGCGCTGCCAACGATCCCTCGACTTTCTCCGGGCCTAGCGCCCCGCTATCGCTTCCCCCCGCACGTTTTTCGGTGCATCGGGAATTCCACCATCTGCGGTCGCACTGGTGGTGGTTTCTGCTGCTGGGTGTCTTGCTGGTAATCTGCGGCACGATCGCGGTTGTCTCACCCATGTTCTCGACCTTCGTGGCGATCGATGTGTTGGCCGTACTTTTCTTGATTGCGGGAGTCGCGACGATCGTCAGCTCTTTCTGGGCGGGCCAATGGAGCGGCTTACTGGTCCATCTCTTGGTCGGCATTCTGTATGTGGCGGCGGGGTTCGTCATCAGCGAGCACAAACTCATGTCGGTGCTGATGGTGACGATCTTCATCGCCGTGTCGTTCATCGTGGCCGGCATATTCCGGGCCTTGGCGGCGCTGTTGATCCGATTCCCGCAATGGGGCTGGGCGCTCTTGAACGGCGTGGTGACGATGCTGATGGGGATCATCATCTACCGGCACTTGCCGGATTCGGCATTTTGGGTGGTCGGCTTGCTCGTCGGGCTGGAGATGCTTTTCGGCGGCTGGACTTGGATCATGCTCGCGCTGGCCATCCGTGCGATTCCGGAAAGGACGGCGTGAGAGAATGAACGGCACACGGAGTGTGCCTACTACGTAGCAGGCACGCTCCGTGTGCCGTCCGCGATGCTCCAACCCAATTCCGCGCCACAATCACATGGTGCTCCGCGCGCCGCCTCCCCTCGAATTTGGTAATGAAAAATGCGCAAACTGCTGGCAAACCCTACATCGCGGGTGTAGAATCCGCGACGGGAATCGATGCCTTATGACAGAGTCGATTTGAGCGGCGGATGCACCGTAAGTAGATCGCTTTGTGCATCCGTAATGAGTTGGCAGGCTCGACCGCTGGCTCGCTGGGCGGCGATTTGCTCGCCCGGCTCAATACTCTCTGCCAAGGGGGCGCGCGTTTCTGAGCGGCCGATCACGGGTTCTTGAGGTCTCGTGGCCACTCGTCGTGACACGGCTTCCTGACCGTGTCATGGGAGTGAACCAAAATTGGCCGGAGCGTTTCCGTCAACAATGCTGTTCGTCTTGTACCGGGAGAACGAATCATGTGCAGGAGTCTGAGAGTCCAGATGATCGCCATGCTGGCGGTCGGCGGGCTGATCGGCTACGCGATCGCGTCGCGCCAGCCCGAATTGTCGAGCAGATCGATCGCGGGTGAAGCTCGGCCGGATTTCGCCGGCGAAAACGCGACGATTGCGCCTCGTGTTCCAGCGACAGCCGCTGCTTGCCCGCCCGGCGTGGTCTGCTTAACGGAACCAAGGGCGAAGGCCGAGCTGATCGCAATGGGCGACAAGAAAGAGACGGAGATCCTGTTGGCGCAAGCCGAACGAGGACGCTCAAGCAATGGCAAGAAGCCCAACATCCTGTTCATCATGGGGGATGACATCGGGATGTGGAACATTGGCGCCTACCACCGCGGCATGATGGCCGGACGGACGCCGCACCTCGACAAGTTGGCCAAGGAAGGCATGTTGTTCACTGACTACTATGCCGAGGCCAGTTGCACTGCCGGTCGAGCGAACTTCATCACCGGCGAGCTTCCGATTCGCACCGGCATGACGACGGTCGGCCAAGCCGGCGCCAAGATCGGCATTCCGGCGGAAGCCTGCACGATTGCCACCGCGCTCAAGGCGCAGGGCTATGCAACCGGACAGTTCGGCAAGAACCATCTGGGCGATCTCAATGAGTTCCTACCCACCGTCCACGGCTTCGACGAGTTCTTCGGGTATCTGTATCACTTGGACGCGATGGAAGACCCGGCACATCCCAATTACCCGCAGAATCTTTTGAACGTGGTCGGTCCGCGCAACATGGTCCACAGTTGGGCCACGGACACGGATGACCCGACCGAGATGCCGCGCTGGGGCAAGATCGGCAAGCAGAAGATCGAGGACGCGGGCACGCTCTATCCCAAGCGGATGGAGACCGTGGACGACGAGATCCGCGACCTCGCCATCAAATTCATGGACAAGGCCAAAGACGACGGCAAGCCGTTCTTCTGCTGGCTCAACCCGACCCGTATGCACATCGTCACGCATCTTTCCCCGAAGTATGAAGCCCTGCGCAACGCGAAGAATGGCTGGTCGGAAGAAGAAGCCGGCATGGCCCAGCTCG
Above is a genomic segment from Pirellulales bacterium containing:
- the lspA gene encoding signal peptidase II, producing MNVDPGARIVPANRYLLFFGVAVGGCAIDLASKSWIFDRLGMPGRNQIWLWRPVFSLTTSLNEGALFGLGQGLTTVFAALSVAAAIFIIYWLFYAGAARDRVLTLTLALIAAGIFGNLYDRLGMHGLRWPGTAERVYAVRDWLYFRIDGVINWPVFNLADSLLVCGALVLFWHVWTMQRSSGGGAEPTGDPSQPASATAANE
- a CDS encoding TraR/DksA family transcriptional regulator; the protein is MKKAEFNEYRDRLVELRARLRGDVDQMANSALKKTRSENNGDLSSMPIHMADIGSDNFEQEFTLSLMENEEGTLDAIEAALERLGAGTFGLCEECGAKIPKARLNAIPYAPFCVKCAEHHENGI
- a CDS encoding HdeD family acid-resistance protein — encoded protein: MSAANDPSTFSGPSAPLSLPPARFSVHREFHHLRSHWWWFLLLGVLLVICGTIAVVSPMFSTFVAIDVLAVLFLIAGVATIVSSFWAGQWSGLLVHLLVGILYVAAGFVISEHKLMSVLMVTIFIAVSFIVAGIFRALAALLIRFPQWGWALLNGVVTMLMGIIIYRHLPDSAFWVVGLLVGLEMLFGGWTWIMLALAIRAIPERTA
- a CDS encoding arylsulfatase; protein product: MLAVGGLIGYAIASRQPELSSRSIAGEARPDFAGENATIAPRVPATAAACPPGVVCLTEPRAKAELIAMGDKKETEILLAQAERGRSSNGKKPNILFIMGDDIGMWNIGAYHRGMMAGRTPHLDKLAKEGMLFTDYYAEASCTAGRANFITGELPIRTGMTTVGQAGAKIGIPAEACTIATALKAQGYATGQFGKNHLGDLNEFLPTVHGFDEFFGYLYHLDAMEDPAHPNYPQNLLNVVGPRNMVHSWATDTDDPTEMPRWGKIGKQKIEDAGTLYPKRMETVDDEIRDLAIKFMDKAKDDGKPFFCWLNPTRMHIVTHLSPKYEALRNAKNGWSEEEAGMAQLDDDVGLVMQHLKDMGVDDNTIVVFTTDNGTEVFTWPDGGQTPFAQSKGTVMEGGFRVPCILRWPGHVPADSVQNGIFSGMDWFPTFLDAAGNPNITDQLLKGVTLGDRTYKNHLDGYNQMAAITGKGPSARHEIFYLGESTVGAVRIDDYKYRFIDQPQGWLGAKPHLDVPVLINLRLDPFERTGWPNDGTKEGAQQYFDWFKFQFWRFVFVQQVVGKELQTFLDYPPMQKGASFNLEAVKAEMQKRMQEAEAASKGASQ